A stretch of Rhinopithecus roxellana isolate Shanxi Qingling chromosome 12, ASM756505v1, whole genome shotgun sequence DNA encodes these proteins:
- the FCGRT gene encoding IgG receptor FcRn large subunit p51 isoform X1 — MRVPRPQPWALGLLLFLLPGSLGAALSLSPESHLSLLYHLTAVSSPAPGTPAFWVSGWLGPQQYLSYNSLRGQAEPCGAWVWENQVSWYWEKETTDLRIKEKLFLEAFKALGGKGPYTLQGLLGCELSPDNTSVPTAKFALNGEEFMNFDLKQGTWGGDWPEALAISQRWQQQDKAANKELTFLLFSCPHRLREHLERGRGNLEWKEPPSMRLKARPGNPGFSVLTCSAFSFYPPELQIRFLRSGLAVGTGQGDFGPNSDGSFHASSSLTVKSGDEHHYCCIVQHAGLAQPLRVELETPAKSSVLVVGIVISVLLLTAAAVGGALLWRRMRSGLPAPWISLRGDDTGSLLPTPGEDQDADSKDINVIPATA; from the exons ATGAGGGTCCCGCGGCCTCAGCCCTGGGCGCTGGGGCTCCTGCTCTTTCTTCTGCCCGGGAGCCTGGGCGCAG CTCTATCTCTGTCTCCAGAAAGCCACCTCTCCCTCCTGTACCACCTCACCGCGGTGTCCTCGCCTGCCCCGGGGACTCCTGCCTTCTGGGTGTCTGGCTGGCTGGGCCCGCAGCAGTACCTGAGCTACAATAGCCTGCGGGGCCAGGCGGAGCCCTGTGGAGCTTGGGTCTGGGAAAACCAAGTGTCCTGGTATTGGGAGAAAGAGACCACAGATCTGAGGATCAAGGAGAAGCTCTTTCTGGAAGCTTTCAAAGCTTTGGGGGGAAAAG GCCCCTACACTCTGCAGGGCCTGCTGGGCTGTGAACTGAGCCCTGACAACACCTCAGTGCCCACCGCCAAGTTCGCCCTGAACGGCGAGGAGTTCATGAATTTCGACCTCAAGCAGGGCACCTGGGGTGGGGACTGGCCCGAGGCCCTGGCCATCAGTCAGCGGTGGCAGCAGCAGGACAAGGCGGCCAACAAGGAGCTCACCTTCCTGCTATTTTCCTGCCCACACCGGCTGCGGGAGCACCTGGAGAGGGGCCGTGGAAACCTGGAGTGGAAGG AGCCCCCCTCCATGCGCCTGAAGGCCCGACCCGGCAACCCTGGCTTTTCCGTGCTTACCTGCAGCGCCTTCTCCTTCTACCCTCCGGAACTGCAAATTCGATTCCTGCGGAGTGGGCTGGCCGTTGGCACCGGCCAGGGCGACTTCGGCCCCAACAGTGACGGCTCCTTCCACGCCTCGTCGTCACTAACGGTCAAAAGTGGCGATGAGCACCACTACTGCTGCATTGTGCAGCACGCGGGGCTGGCGCAGCCCCTCAGGGTGGAGCTGG AAACCCCAGCCAAGTCCTCCGTGCTCGTGGTGGGAATCGTCATCAGTGTCTTGCTACTCACGGCAGCGGCTGTAGGAGGAGCTCTATTGTGGAGAAGGATGAGGAGTGGGCTGCCAG CCCCTTGGATCTCCCTCCGTGGAGACGACACCGGGTCCCTCCTGCCCACCCCGGGGGAGGACCAGGATGCTGATTCGAAGGATATAAATGTGATCCCAGCCACCGCCTGA
- the FCGRT gene encoding IgG receptor FcRn large subunit p51 isoform X2 — translation MRVPRPQPWALGLLLFLLPGSLGAESHLSLLYHLTAVSSPAPGTPAFWVSGWLGPQQYLSYNSLRGQAEPCGAWVWENQVSWYWEKETTDLRIKEKLFLEAFKALGGKGPYTLQGLLGCELSPDNTSVPTAKFALNGEEFMNFDLKQGTWGGDWPEALAISQRWQQQDKAANKELTFLLFSCPHRLREHLERGRGNLEWKEPPSMRLKARPGNPGFSVLTCSAFSFYPPELQIRFLRSGLAVGTGQGDFGPNSDGSFHASSSLTVKSGDEHHYCCIVQHAGLAQPLRVELETPAKSSVLVVGIVISVLLLTAAAVGGALLWRRMRSGLPAPWISLRGDDTGSLLPTPGEDQDADSKDINVIPATA, via the exons ATGAGGGTCCCGCGGCCTCAGCCCTGGGCGCTGGGGCTCCTGCTCTTTCTTCTGCCCGGGAGCCTGGGCGCAG AAAGCCACCTCTCCCTCCTGTACCACCTCACCGCGGTGTCCTCGCCTGCCCCGGGGACTCCTGCCTTCTGGGTGTCTGGCTGGCTGGGCCCGCAGCAGTACCTGAGCTACAATAGCCTGCGGGGCCAGGCGGAGCCCTGTGGAGCTTGGGTCTGGGAAAACCAAGTGTCCTGGTATTGGGAGAAAGAGACCACAGATCTGAGGATCAAGGAGAAGCTCTTTCTGGAAGCTTTCAAAGCTTTGGGGGGAAAAG GCCCCTACACTCTGCAGGGCCTGCTGGGCTGTGAACTGAGCCCTGACAACACCTCAGTGCCCACCGCCAAGTTCGCCCTGAACGGCGAGGAGTTCATGAATTTCGACCTCAAGCAGGGCACCTGGGGTGGGGACTGGCCCGAGGCCCTGGCCATCAGTCAGCGGTGGCAGCAGCAGGACAAGGCGGCCAACAAGGAGCTCACCTTCCTGCTATTTTCCTGCCCACACCGGCTGCGGGAGCACCTGGAGAGGGGCCGTGGAAACCTGGAGTGGAAGG AGCCCCCCTCCATGCGCCTGAAGGCCCGACCCGGCAACCCTGGCTTTTCCGTGCTTACCTGCAGCGCCTTCTCCTTCTACCCTCCGGAACTGCAAATTCGATTCCTGCGGAGTGGGCTGGCCGTTGGCACCGGCCAGGGCGACTTCGGCCCCAACAGTGACGGCTCCTTCCACGCCTCGTCGTCACTAACGGTCAAAAGTGGCGATGAGCACCACTACTGCTGCATTGTGCAGCACGCGGGGCTGGCGCAGCCCCTCAGGGTGGAGCTGG AAACCCCAGCCAAGTCCTCCGTGCTCGTGGTGGGAATCGTCATCAGTGTCTTGCTACTCACGGCAGCGGCTGTAGGAGGAGCTCTATTGTGGAGAAGGATGAGGAGTGGGCTGCCAG CCCCTTGGATCTCCCTCCGTGGAGACGACACCGGGTCCCTCCTGCCCACCCCGGGGGAGGACCAGGATGCTGATTCGAAGGATATAAATGTGATCCCAGCCACCGCCTGA
- the FCGRT gene encoding IgG receptor FcRn large subunit p51 isoform X3, whose protein sequence is MRVPRPQPWALGLLLFLLPGSLGAALSLSPESHLSLLYHLTAVSSPAPGTPAFWVSGWLGPQQYLSYNSLRGQAEPCGAWVWENQVSWYWEKETTDLRIKEKLFLEAFKALGGKGPYTLQGLLGCELSPDNTSVPTAKFALNGEEFMNFDLKQGTWGGDWPEALAISQRWQQQDKAANKELTFLLFSCPHRLREHLERGRGNLEWKEPPSMRLKARPGNPGFSVLTCSAFSFYPPELQIRFLRSGLAVGTGQGDFGPNSDGSFHASSSLTVKSGDEHHYCCIVQHAGLAQPLRVELAPWISLRGDDTGSLLPTPGEDQDADSKDINVIPATA, encoded by the exons ATGAGGGTCCCGCGGCCTCAGCCCTGGGCGCTGGGGCTCCTGCTCTTTCTTCTGCCCGGGAGCCTGGGCGCAG CTCTATCTCTGTCTCCAGAAAGCCACCTCTCCCTCCTGTACCACCTCACCGCGGTGTCCTCGCCTGCCCCGGGGACTCCTGCCTTCTGGGTGTCTGGCTGGCTGGGCCCGCAGCAGTACCTGAGCTACAATAGCCTGCGGGGCCAGGCGGAGCCCTGTGGAGCTTGGGTCTGGGAAAACCAAGTGTCCTGGTATTGGGAGAAAGAGACCACAGATCTGAGGATCAAGGAGAAGCTCTTTCTGGAAGCTTTCAAAGCTTTGGGGGGAAAAG GCCCCTACACTCTGCAGGGCCTGCTGGGCTGTGAACTGAGCCCTGACAACACCTCAGTGCCCACCGCCAAGTTCGCCCTGAACGGCGAGGAGTTCATGAATTTCGACCTCAAGCAGGGCACCTGGGGTGGGGACTGGCCCGAGGCCCTGGCCATCAGTCAGCGGTGGCAGCAGCAGGACAAGGCGGCCAACAAGGAGCTCACCTTCCTGCTATTTTCCTGCCCACACCGGCTGCGGGAGCACCTGGAGAGGGGCCGTGGAAACCTGGAGTGGAAGG AGCCCCCCTCCATGCGCCTGAAGGCCCGACCCGGCAACCCTGGCTTTTCCGTGCTTACCTGCAGCGCCTTCTCCTTCTACCCTCCGGAACTGCAAATTCGATTCCTGCGGAGTGGGCTGGCCGTTGGCACCGGCCAGGGCGACTTCGGCCCCAACAGTGACGGCTCCTTCCACGCCTCGTCGTCACTAACGGTCAAAAGTGGCGATGAGCACCACTACTGCTGCATTGTGCAGCACGCGGGGCTGGCGCAGCCCCTCAGGGTGGAGCTGG CCCCTTGGATCTCCCTCCGTGGAGACGACACCGGGTCCCTCCTGCCCACCCCGGGGGAGGACCAGGATGCTGATTCGAAGGATATAAATGTGATCCCAGCCACCGCCTGA